The segment TACCGGGTCATCTCCCGGGCCGAGGTGCTGGGACGGTTGAGTTTTTGCGGGTTTGAGATCATTGCCACAAAAGTGATCGACAACCGGTTTTATTTTATCGTCCGCAAGGTCAAGACCCCGTCTGCGGACACCAGTCCCACCTATGGGCCGCTGGTGGCGCTCAAGCGGTCCGGGCTGGGGGGCAGGGCAGTGCACACCTACAAGTTCCGCACCATGTATCCTTATTCGGAATATCTCCAGCAGTACCTGTCTGACCTGCACGGGCTGGAAAAGGGCGGCAAGATCGAGAACGATTTCCGCAAGACCACCTGGGGAAAGGTGATGCGCAAGCTGTGGCTGGACGAGCTGCCCATGCTGTACAACTGGGTGAAAGGCGATTTTGCCCTGGTGGGGGTGCGTCCGTTGAGCTTCCAGTACCTGAGCGGGTATGACCCGGAGTTGCAGGAGCTGCGCAAAAAAGTGCGGCCCGGCCTGGTGCCCCCGTTCTACGCGGACCTGCCCGAAACGTTCGAGGAGATCTGCGACTCGGAACGGCGGTATATCAAGGCGTTTCTGGAGCGGCCGGTGAGAACCCAGATCCGGTATTTTGTTAAATCCTTTGTCAATATTGTTTTCAGGGGCGCAAGGAGTAAATAGTGGTGGGGTCAGGCTTGGCTTGTTGGCTTATTGCATAGGGCCGCAATAAGCCAACAAGCCAAGCCTGACCCCATTTTGGGTTGAAAATTTTTGTCGGCGGGGGTATCATCAGGGTCAGTGTCAGGGGGCAGTGAGGTGTTGGGCGTGATGAAGAATTATTGGAGGTGGCTTTGAAAAAAATGATTAAGATTGAAATATATCATGATGGTGAGTTTTATTGTGCCAGGTGTATTGATGACTTGGATATTTTCAGTCAGGGCAAAACGCTCGATGAAGTGGTTAAAAATATTAAAGAAGCGATAATTTTGTATTTTGAGGATGAGCCTTCAGATCTGGCCGGGTTTGATCGGAATCCTTCAATTTTTTCCATGATGGATTTAGGGGAAGTCCATGTCTGAAAAGATGCCGGTTGTATCCGGAAAAACGCTGATTCGTTTTCTGGAGTCCATCGGCTATGAAGTTGCAAGACAAAGAGGCAGCCATGTAAGACTTGTAAAATCGACAATGGCTGGAAATCATAAAATTACTATCCCCAATCATAATCCCGTTGCAAAAGGCACCTTGTCGGATATTTTGAGCAAAGTTTCTCTCTGGTGTCAGATCGATAAACAGCACCTGGCCGCAAGATTGAAAGAATTTTGAGTATGAAGTGTGGTGGGGTCAGGCTTGGCTTATTGGCTTATTGCACAGGGCCGCAATAAGCCAACAAGCCAAG is part of the Desulfotignum phosphitoxidans DSM 13687 genome and harbors:
- a CDS encoding type II toxin-antitoxin system HicB family antitoxin, producing the protein MIKIEIYHDGEFYCARCIDDLDIFSQGKTLDEVVKNIKEAIILYFEDEPSDLAGFDRNPSIFSMMDLGEVHV
- a CDS encoding type II toxin-antitoxin system HicA family toxin, translating into MSEKMPVVSGKTLIRFLESIGYEVARQRGSHVRLVKSTMAGNHKITIPNHNPVAKGTLSDILSKVSLWCQIDKQHLAARLKEF